cttcaagtattttttaaaaaagatttctacaagtattttttatcttttatctctATAAAGTACAATTATATCATACTATTATACTTTgtatgtttgattaatatttttttaaggtgaacTATATTTTTCTAACTTCTGTTGTATTTTCTAACTTCTGTTGTACTGTGTTATATTTGATGTACAACTaaattttataagtttcaaatttattattcaaaattttcatctcttaaggaataatgagattatcataataataaaaatttatcacaaaattataatattatcttaactaaaattaaagaaacaaaaggaataAAAGATTGACTTTATAATagtttattactaaaaaaattggTAGGAGCCATGtagattgtattttgatataaactcaaattcttatttccaaaaaaactaagtattaacccaaatcaaaattcaatcaaagctataaaaagggagagagaaggcTTTGTAatgggaattaaaaaaaaaacacacacacacacacacacacacacacacaatgccaaaacacatatttaaaaaaaaaaaaaaaattatcagcCTTAATCAGaattataagaaagaacaaaaattcacaagaaagtagagagagagagagagagagagagagagagtgtacTCAGAGTTTTTTGTAGGAAAAGTATGGATTGAATGAAAGAAATGATAttgaatttatacaaaataaaatggagagaagaagagtcaaaatgtaagaaagagaaaatgatgaagTGTAAGAGTGGGAAAATATAGATTGAATGAGAGAAATGATATcgaatttatacaaaataaaattgggagaagaagagtcaaaatataagaaagagaaaatgatgaagTGTAACAATAAAGTAAAGAGTAGTGACAAAATAAAGAGGTAAAATAGAGAGTAGTAAGGAGATAAAGAGATAAAATAGAGAGTAGTGGAgagacaaaaaagtaaaaagtatgGGAAAAGGTTGAAGGAAGTGTAATAGTTAATGTggactaatattttttttttagaaggaaatGTGGACTAATAGAGAGAagaatagttatttatttatttattttttttctaagaattGGGAGAATACAagtttagaaagagaaaataaaaagaatgaactAAATAGATGATGTGGTCACTAATATGGCTTAACAGGAGtatagtaacaataaatgttacgtTTTAggttttagatatatatatatatatatatatgagataggttcaagttacacctagtgtaactcttacattttttaatccattggatttaagtatatccaacggttaaaaaaagactataattattacaaatattctgattataatctaattaattacCCTCATTTATTACCTTCTAAATCTATCTCtaaactcaaaaaaagtttgacttctgactctctctctcatttatgtttctctctctctttcacctccaccacctccacaGGCTGtcgacaggaaaaaaaaaaaatctaaaatggCATACAAAGATGCTGTTACTAGCGTACAGCCATATCCTCAAGAATATAACTGATAGTGTTATCCAGATTCTTTCTAGCCATTTGTGAGAACCATAGTGTAATTTCCTGATTGTaattatttcaagaaaattactaaTGGATTTTAATATGTCAATTTTGTGGCAAATCTTCACTTAAAAGGGTGCTTCAAGGATAATTAGACCATATATTCTGGGTGCTATCCAGCATATCACATCTTTGTTCTAAAGCCTTCTTTGGGAACATCTCTGTGTATTTCTGGAGTGGTTCTACAAAGGGCATGGCTTTTAGAACTTTTTTAGAGTGTGGATGTTGATATGTGTTGGTTAAGAGCTAAAATTCACTCCCCTAGTAGCTGTTCTTTTCTTTAACAGTGTTTGGACTACTGGCCTGTGTCAAGATCTTAAAATGATTCTCTAAGATCAGCTGCACCTTCTTCCCCTTTTTCTCTGATGacctataaaaatataaatttggtTTCCATTCTTTATGGCATTGGACAATGCAGCATGCTCTTTCTAACAAAGATTGAATTTTTGAAGATATTAATCATTTGAAAGGGATTTTTATAGATtccataaaacatagttgtcaGTATTGTACGATATGCGATACGTATCGTATCCTGTACAAAAAGTTTCGTATTGTAAAGGCGTATCATAAGTGCTCATGAATCGTCCGATACATAAGTGCGTATCGTATGAATCGTATCGTACCGGTGAATCgtacgtatcgtacgatacataaACATGTAgatttaaaatgagtttttttgttaaaatttgtagttttatttgatttaaacaagTTATTAGACTTtgttaacacaaaattattgggAAACTTAATTGAGTCTAATGAAATAGCAAGTCCATAAgtttttttcctcccttctctttctcctacaaaatttaGAGTATACTCAATCGCTTTTATAtgtgcaaatttattttctatgctattaataatatattaaaggaaaatattattattttttattttgttattattattttgagtctaAAAGGCTAGAATGccatgaaaaattataaagaaaaaattattagaataaaaaaaccaaaaaaaaaagtaaatgttgataataataaagaaaatgtctatgaaaaaataattttgcaagatGCTAAATATGAtgataacattgacttagatAGAGTTGATTAGCCAAGAtgatgaaaaaatattattattttggttcataTATCATCATGTATTACTTCtgagtttaatcaatttgaatgtgcatgttataaacataagttaatttgatttatttaattagttttgttaaattttattacatacgtaatgattaaattggtcattagttgaatatattttgaatttataataaatatactttttatatatgtatatttataattattttataattttattaagtgtttaTGTATCTTACGATACACGATTCGATACGATACACGatacagaaaaatcaaaaatcgatTTACGATACGATTCACGATTTGACAACTATGCCATAAAATATAGTACCCTTAAGTCATGGTATTGTGCATTACGTGCCCTCAAATGTTGCAGAGTTTACTGTATAGGACAAAGAATTTAGTGAAGAACACAGGAGCCGAGCCTCAATGCTAAACTCTTTCTAGTAACTTTACTTGCATGTATTTCATCTCATCTATTGATGCCATGCTTTTtgttaaactcattttttataactaaatcGTTGTGTCTTGTTGTCTTGTTCAATTCTAATAATCTTTGTGGCATTTTTATGCAGACCTCTTATTTAGTGGCAATGGATGGCTCATCTCAGGTTACCGAACCTATTACTTCTGGGGGATTAGAATCTATCAATGTACTAAGTCATATACTAGATGATAATCAGCTTTTCCTCTTGTACTTCATCATGGGTACTTACTTTGGCCCGGATCTCAAAGGGGAGAGGCCGCAAAAGTCAGTTTTGCTATTGAAACTGCCAATCTACTATGGAAAGTAGTAAATATGGATAGAGAAAATATGTTATTAATTAGGTAAATAAAATGGAAATtcttaattatttaatactattttttcaacaattagATCTATTAAAAATCTACGGTACAAAAAAGGTGTAACTTTTTAAGAGTTATACCAGGTGTAATttatgggttcaagttacatctggtgtaactcttgtaaagttacacattttttacaccATAAATTTCTAAGAGATCTAACGGTCGAAAAGAACATCATTAAATGTTATTACTTTTTACCTTATTAATAGCATTACCTAATTAATACtaacattctctctctccttatttattattgctttcaaaatatcaatttaatttagaatAATACTATACATGCATTGCAAATCATCGCATACTTTAATTTAAGAGaccaaataagttaaaaaaatatacaaagggCAAGATAAGCCCACGTTCAGATTCCTTAGCCgacaaaattttttcatataaattagaataatacttttttttttctcaataaaataaaactatacttaattaattaattaaataaccCACTTAGGTGGCACCTTCACCACCATTACCATAACAATTTACTTTATATGGAGGAACAAAGCATGAGCagagataataatttttcactATTGTTACATTTGCAATGTGAAAACTTTTAAAAAGCAGCAGATTATTTTTGTGTTCAATACTTCAATCATATAcataattgcataaattttatttcaaataatttaatttcattattaaatatctactccctccgtcccacttttttagttttgtttgaaaagtcaaactttttaagggaatatcatttattgtcttgtctagcttttaaaaatgtataagtttccaaaactaccattaaaaaaatatcaaaaaattgaattagtaaattaataagggtataataggaacattagtaaattaataactttaatttttagaaattggacaatattttgggacatctcaaaatggaatagagaacaaaaaaaagtaagaatgaGGGAGTATTTAATTTCTCTTGGACAAAACTTGAGGACAGTACTTTAAGTGCCGTTCCTTAGGTTCCTCTCTTAAGATTCAGACATGTGGTTGCTAGACAGGTTGACATATATTTagagagaagtttttttttttttttggattactCTATTGGATGATCCAGGGGATCAATACTCAATTGTAATCCTGCCAATTATTTTATAGGAACATGATCTGTCAAAGAACTTTAGGCTGCATATTTTAACTTGTTATCCCATGTTTTGCTATATTTTAATGGATTAGTGAACCAAATGCTGATTCTCAACAATGATTGAAGATGGTTTCTTTTTGTCAATCTCATCAAATGATTCATCATTGATCATAATCAGAAGGGTgaggatatttttatttttcaatatatgCAACATGATGCACAAGGGCACAGGCACAACACTCATTAAATTTCTACTCCTGtgtcctttcattttttttttctacttgaaTTTCCCACATTTCATTGTAAACCAATTCTATGGTCAACAATTGTATATTAATTTGGAATGGTTGGAATTTTGCCACAACAATGGACCTGATGAAGGTGATGCATTGCTTGAGACATTTGTCGGTAGAGAGGCATGAGAGATAACACCGACAACTTgctcttatttttttatgattctcATCAAACGTTTTCTTAAGCTTTGCATGATGCTATACTTGTCTTTTATGAAAATGTCCACGGGCTCTACAACGGAGCAACATGTGCGAACCTTCTTCAATTGCTACTTGTATGCTTTATAATCTTTGTAcgcaattttggatttttttttttttcctaccggCAACCTGTAGAGGTggtggagaagaaagaaagagaaacggagagagagagagagagagagtcagaagtcaaacttttttttgggtttagagataggtttagaagataataaatgaggataattaattagattttaatcagaatatttgtaataattatagtctttttttaaccgttgaatctacttaaatccaatagtttaaaaaatgtgtaactctttagagttacaccaggtgtaattGTTACATAAGATGAatagtataattcttacatatataatttaaatatattattgatagttattattttttttttaactctttaaaaagttttgtaagaatgttattaggtaaaaaatgtaaattgtccatttaaaaaaaaaaaattttatgttcattaattctaaacttttttggtttttgtacacaataattcacttgaatggatatttatgatatggtcccacatttgattcaaaaattaagaaataaaactctctctaaaaataaataatttagaacacatggcgcaaaattgatttcaattgtagaatttaattgaattttctctaagttttacctgttaatatatatatatatatatatatatatgacttataaatttgaattgcttttagttataaaaaaaatgctcataaatataaaatcattcaaactctctctttctctaattttatatatagtgttagatatatgattatgtttttttataatttatttatattggactcatCGTTTTCTActttaaaataattcatttggcacaaaaattaaaaaacttcaattagatgggacacgtgccgtaaaattaaactctaattgaaatctaatttttacatgGAACTAACTAACTTGGTACAAATGGGTTCCAGctagcttaactggtaaagtctctgatagttgaataagaaatctgagattcaatccccgcctacaccaaaaactgatgggtgtcttggtctgatgataaagaactattatcaggagcggacgccataagttgaaacccttactcaaaaaaaaaactaacttggtacaaaaaaaaattttaaattttgattagatgggacacatgacgcaaaattagactctaattgaattccaatttgaaatttaattggattttctcttaactttacctattaattcacacacacacacacacatatagatgacttataaacttgaattgtttttagttctaaaaaaaaaggctcataaatataaaattattcaaaaattatgtttttatgatttacttatattggacttctcattttttacactaaattaactcatttggtacaaaaattaaaaaacttagattagatgggacacatgttgcaaaattaaattctaattgaaatccaatttttacattgaattaactcacttagcacaaaaatttaaaaatttaaattagataggacacgtggtgcaaaattagactctaattgaattctaatttgaaatctaattagattttctctcagctttacttgttattatatatatatatatatatatatagatttctcatcaaaataaataataataatttgccaAAAAATGGGCACTCATTGCATTTAGTCAATGTCAAATTCTCAAGAGTATATTCAAAAGTTAGGTCTTTTTGGATATATACTactataagtttctttaaaaattttctcccctctgtgtgtgtgtgttaaaaatatttagtattctcaaaagaaaaatagtggGTTAATCTCACATTGGAAAATAAGTGTGACTGTGTGAGTTAAAGATGTTTAAAATCTGTGCTATATATTCAATAGTTAGATCTTTTTGGATATACATCactataagtttctttaaaaaccTTCTTATCTCTCccgtgtgtgttaaaaatatttagtattctaaaaaaaaaaaaaagtcaaattctCAGAGTCATGAGTCATGATAATATTTATGTAGAAGTATACTATAAACAATAACTACTTTGGCCCTTACTGaggtaaaaaactaaaaaaagcaTCCTTTCACCATGGTAAATATTCCACATGGAATTTTTCATGGGAATGCTTCttcaaatatgaatttcactAGCCAAATACCAGCGCTTACAAATAGTGACTTCAAGCCCAATTTCAGTATAAAGTATGCATGCAACaagaagtaattaaaaaaaaatcatcaacattttaaaatatgaatttcacccATCTCCCACTGCTTCACCCTGGTCTTGTGGCACGTGGTGAGAATGCCTGTTGACaccttacccttttttttttgggcttcttcttcttcttcttcttcttcttcttcttctctttcaatTTTAGCCACCacactctctttcccttttcctctctctctggAATTTAGATAGCCATTATTTCcgttctctttttgaatttgtAGAATTATAAATGAGCTAGTATGGATTCCATGGCCATGAGCCCTCAAAGGtcatcaccatcaccaccacaatcatcatcatcattgtcatcgTTATCATCGCTATCTTCTTCTACTTCTCTTTATTCAACACCTCAATGGAAACATGACGTTTTTCTCAATTTCTATGGCAAGGACACGCACAAGAATTTCACAGACCATCTATATACTGCTTTGAAATAGAAAGGCATCGACGTGTTTAGAGATGACAAGAAACTCAAACGAGGAACATTCATTGATCTATAGCTAATGAAAGCTATAAGAGAATCCAAGTATGCAATCATTATTCTCTCAGAAAACTATGCCTTTTCAAGGTGGTGTTTGGATGAACTTGCCAAGATCTTACAATGCATGAAATAGACGGGACTCAAGGTTTTGCCAGTTTTCTACTATGTGAATCCCTCTGCTATACAGAACCAGATAGAGACTTTTGCAGAAGCTTTTGCTAAACATGAAGATGATCCTAAAGTTAGCAGAGAAAAGTTGCAAATATGGAAAACTGCATTGAGAGAGGTGGGCAATATCTCAGGATGGCATTTACATGACAGGTGATGTTATGCACCCAATTGATATTGAATTAGTTTAGTGTGTGTTGTGTAGCTGTGACACATATGTGAGTCTAGTGCATTTAGAATTATCCTTATACTCATCGAGTTAATCTACATGAcgttttctttttggttaatTCCCGTACACATTCCATTGAAAATTCGATTTcagttataattgtaaaatcgttaatttcacaattttagcATTGTGTTGTGTAACTATCACCACTCTTGAGGGAACATTCAAAGTGTCCCCTGTATATGAACTTGGGAAATATTGGACTTTTGGTAAGAACCTTTGAGTTGTTTGAGCTATGAGGCATGGTAATCAATTAATCAATAACCGTCAAGCCAGCCTAACATAGACTTATGTGGTCCAGTTGCCTTCCTCTTCAGTTCTCGGCCATCTAACATTTGTAACCATTTGCTACATGTTATTGGTCTGGTTCATTTCTTTTGCCTGCTGTCTAAGtgtagggaaaaaaaacttaattcaaGTGATTTATATAAAGGAAaagtaattcattttttttctttctctttttgaaaaatgagatgATTTTAGTatcaaaattgagagagaacaattgcttaaattttaaaagatttttttttttgtttggtggcCTTGAAGAAGGAGAAAGGGAAAAAGGGAGGGGGGCCGGCTTTCTTATTTTGGCTAGTTGGGAGGTAATGTGGCTGGCTGTCCGTAGCAATCCAAAAAAATTggactaaggcttggttgttaTAGGAAGGTAATGTGTTAAAAGCCCTAAAAACTTGGGAGTACCTATTTCTCTAGTGAAGCTTGACTTCTGCACTTTTTGACACACTGTGTTCATCATCGTGAACATAAAGTATATttgattttcaataaaattacattacTTCTTTCTTACCAAAAAAATCTCTAGTGAAGCTAAATGTTACAAAATTACCGAACGTTTTGTCTCTTATGGCTACCAATGTCTCATCaaagttaattttttgttacatTCTTTACAGGCCTAAAGCAACAGTTATTCGAAAAATCACTAGAAGGATAGTAAGTGAATTGTATGGTGACTTCTCAAGTCTCTCCAAGGAACTTGTTGGAATGGAATCCCGTGTGGAGGAAATGATGGCCTTCTTAGGTATAGGGTTGGAATTGGATGATGTTCGCTTTATTGGGATTTGGGGGATGGGGGGAGTGGGTAAAACGGCTCTAGCAGAAGTCATttattgcaaaatttctaaTCAATTTGAGGCTAAAAGCTTTATTTCTGTCAGTTCTATTAGAGAAACAGGAAATCATGGTCTAGTTTCTTTACAAAAACAACTTCTATATAAGATCCTCAAGGAAAGAGAAGTAAATATATGGGATGTGCATGGGGGTATTGATGTGATAGGAAAAAGATTACATAATAGAAAGGTTCTTattgttcttgatgatgtggatgAAAAAGACCAACTAGATGCATTAGCGAGAATGCACGATTGGTTTGGTCCTAGGAGTAGGATCATCATAACAAGTAGAGATAAACACTTGTTGGAAAGATATCACATGGATATGATATATAGGGTAAAGGGACTAGAAGATGATAAAGCCCTAGAGCTCTTTAGCTAGACAATCTTTAAGAAGCCTCGTCCTGAAAAAGATTTTGTGGATCTATCCAAAGGTTTTGTTAAGTACGCTCAAGGCCTTCCTTTATCTCTTGAAATTTTGAGCTTCTCGTTGATTGATAAAACAAGAAAGGTGTGGGAAGCTACCTTGGATCAactaaaagaaaatctaaatagAAGAATTTTTGATACACTTGAAATCGGTTATAAGGGATTGGAGtattcaacaaaaaaactatttttggatattgcatgtttcttcaAAGGAGAAGACAAAAATCAAGTTGTAGATATACTAAAAGATTCTAGTTACTACAAGGATATAGAAATTTTGAAAGATAAATCTCTCATTACCATTTCAGGAGGAAAATTGTGGATGCATGATTTGTTACAAGAAATGGGTAAAGAGATTGTTAGTTGTGAAGCACCTCAAGAGCCTGGGAGACGTAGTAGGTTGTGGAATGATATggatattttttctatattgaAGAATAATACTATAAGTGGATTAGTATACAGACATAAACTTAGATAAGTGTATATTTTTATAGTTCTTGTAAATGTATCTTGCCTTACTCTAATTTCATTGTTCCTGGTTACTAGGGGACAGAATTTATTGAAGGCATGGTGATAAACTCACCCCCACATAAAGAAGAATTGAATACCGAAGCCTTCTCAAAGATGAAAAGATTTAGGCTGATAAAAATCTGCAATGTGCAACTTCCTCAAGGCCTTAATTATCTCTCTAATGAACTACAAATGATGGACTGGTGTGATTATCCTTTGAAATCCATGCCAATTAGTTTTCGGCCAACCAATCTTGTTGAACTCATCATGCCTCGCAATTGCATCGAGCAACTACCAACGGGATTTGCTGTAAGTTTTTCATAAATGCAAGTGTCTTTCTTTATAGGAAACAATATGTTATGTTCTTAACAACTTAATTTTCCATATTTATATACTGTTTTATTACAGAACTTGGACAAACTAAAACTCATGGACCTTAGTGACTCTCAACACTTAATCAATACTCCTGACTTCAATGGATTCCCAAATCTTGAGAGGCTGATTTTTCAAGGTTGCACAAGATTGTATAAGATTCACCCATCTATTGGAGCTCTCAAGCGGCTTACTCTATTACATCTGAAAGATTGCAAGCGTCTTCATAGCCTTCCACATGAAATCAACATGGAGTCacttgaaatttttattctttctggTTGTTCAAGACTTAGGAATTTTTCAGAGATCGGAAGAGATATGACACGTTTATTGGAGCTTTATCTGGACGAAACTGCCATAGAAGAACTACCATCATCATTTAAGCATCTAACTGGCCTGATTTTATTGAATCTTCAAGAATGCGAAAATATTTCAAGTTTTCCACAGGTCATTTATAGTTTGacttctcttaaaattctcaACCTATTGGGATGTAATAGTCAACCACCTAAATCATGGCATTTTCCTGGACTTTTCTTCATCAATGCTACACttgttttatggaaaaataGTTTGTTGAAATGGCTTGAATTTTAATGACAGTGGTTTAACATTTCGGCTAAGCATTAAATGCTATGTTGTATGAATAGTCAAGGAAATTGGCAAGGAAACAACACCGACTTGAACAATATTCATGCATGGCTGAAATATTTGACTTCTTTGTTGATAGAAATCTTGCACTATTCTCTCATGTCTGGAACATTTTAGATGCATCCATGCTTCACCTTTTAGCCGAAAATACATGCAAACCAAATTTATGCATAGCCGAAATGTATGACTCCATGGGCCATAAATGGATGCATGCCTATGTGTGAAAGTATGACTTGATTAACAAAGTCAAAGATATACAATTCCTTGTATGTAAGCTTGCATGAAGATTTATAGCACTTATGCATTGAATGTTTAATGGATTGCTTAGCCACTATTGTTGACTTCCTTATCAATAGAAGTCTCTAGTGTGCTGAAATGTTGGTATTTTAGCTGGaacttggctataaatagagatGGAGCAATTGAGAGTAATAGGCTGtgagagaaaaaggagagttCC
This DNA window, taken from Quercus robur chromosome 2, dhQueRobu3.1, whole genome shotgun sequence, encodes the following:
- the LOC126694704 gene encoding disease resistance protein RUN1-like, whose protein sequence is MDSMAMSPQRSSPSPPQSSSSLSSLSSLSSSTSLYSTPQWKHDTGLKVLPVFYYVNPSAIQNQIETFAEAFAKHEDDPKVSREKLQIWKTALREVGNISGWHLHDRPKATVIRKITRRIVSELYGDFSSLSKELVGMESRVEEMMAFLGIGLELDDVRFIGIWGMGGVGKTALAEVIYCKISNQFEAKSFISVSSIRETGNHGLVSLQKQLLYKILKEREVNIWDVHGGIDVIGKRLHNRKVLIVLDDVDEKDQLDALARMHDWFGPRSRIIITSRDKHLLERYHMDMIYRVKGLEDDKALELFS
- the LOC126694708 gene encoding TMV resistance protein N-like produces the protein MGKEIVSCEAPQEPGRRSRLWNDMDIFSILKNNTISGLGTEFIEGMVINSPPHKEELNTEAFSKMKRFRLIKICNVQLPQGLNYLSNELQMMDWCDYPLKSMPISFRPTNLVELIMPRNCIEQLPTGFANLDKLKLMDLSDSQHLINTPDFNGFPNLERLIFQGCTRLYKIHPSIGALKRLTLLHLKDCKRLHSLPHEINMESLEIFILSGCSRLRNFSEIGRDMTRLLELYLDETAIEELPSSFKHLTGLILLNLQECENISSFPQVIYSLTSLKILNLLGCNSQPPKSWHFPGLFFINATLVLWKNSFFIAQHLELEPINLFMPRSFLGLRSLVSLELSDYNILDGALPSDLGCLSFVQFLNLSKSNFTRLPDSISQLPKLRFLYVDNCSRLQALPNLPLSAQFEQIHQSEGFYSISPQTEIPCWFNRKSLGSSITILLPSPLYDNNS